The DNA region cgATATATCAAACCCCCTTCCTTTTTCCAATTACcattggatagggggttcaagatattatggctgcaatattttgaaccccctacctttttccaattcccattggagagggggttcaaaatattatggccgcaatatattgaacccccctctatatttcattgctattggagagggggttcaaaatattatggctgcgatatattgaacccccctttatttttcattgcttttggagagggggttcaaaatagtAATGCTGCCAAATATTGAACCTCTTACCTATTTCTAATTCCcattggatagggggttcaaaatatcgcggccataatattttgaaccccctctccaatgggaattggaaaaaggtagggggttcaaaatatcgcagccataatattttgaaccccctctccaatagcaatgaaaaatagaggggggttcaaaatatcgcggccataatattttgaaccccctctccaatgggaattggaaaaaggtagggggttcaaaatatcgcagccataatatcttgaacaccctctccaatagcaatgaaaaatagaggggggttcaaaatatagcggccataatattttgaaccccctctccaattgGAATtggaaaaatagaggggggttcaatatatcgcagccataatattttgaaccccctctccaatagcaatgaaaaatagaggggggttcaaaatatcgcagccataatattttgaatcccctctccaatagcaatgaaaaatagaggggggttcaaaatatcgcggccataaaatattgaacctgggttcaatattttatgggggagttcaatatatcgcagcgatattttgaacccgggttcaatatatcgcggggttcaaaatattatatgacaccggtaTGATCAAgctttcaattttttcaaatactACATACCTTTCATTTGAATGAGCTCCCTTCTACGCCTCATGTAGAGTAATACTGCAATTATGAGAATGAGGAAAGCAACAATTCCAAAACAGAGAGGAATCATGATGTATGTCTTCTCATAGAAGTTACTCTCCTCCTTCTTTGTGATGAACAGAGGTGTGATGGTAtctgaaatatcaaaatttgtcaGTAGGGGGAAATTCACTTCTGTCTCCCACAAAAGTACTTCATGGCAACTCAGTTACTGATAGAAAGGTTAAAATCTTACGGCCATGATAGGTGAGGGTGGCAAACTTGAGCTCGCTCTCTGTTGATCCGGCATCACTGTGAGCAATGACCTTCATCACGTACCAGGTGGCAGGGTGAAGGTCTTCAACAGTGTGGATTGTCTGAAATTTCCAAAAATACTAATTAGCATTTCCTAAACTTAGCACAGAGTACAATATATGGAATTTCGATTTGTCTTTTCAGgcatattaatttaaatttaacctTAATTTTATTGTATGTCCCACCTTGTTGCTTTGGATGTTATTGGACACCTCCGTCCATGCTGTATCTCCCCATACTTTATATTGGACAGAGAAAAAACGAATTGGACAGCCTGATGTGATCCAAGTATTGAGGTCAAGGTCAACTGACGTCACATTGATGACTTTCAATAGCATGCTTTGTGGGGGCATAATTGGCgctgaaaattatatcaaatttttttcatatccaCTTAATACTTCTATTAGTAAATTTACAGGACAATATATATCGATGTTGATTGATTAATTTCTAATCTATCCACACTATAGAATgagtttttcaattatttaaatatcaaagaTTCGATTCAAGTAGCCCATGCTTTTAAAATGTGAATGACATACTAGAGCCATTGGTTTTGACGGACATGATGTCACTGTCGGGGCTGTATCCGAGACGATTGAGGGCGTTGATGTAGAACTTGTAGGTGGTACCACACAGCAGACCAGTCACCGTTTGTGTTCGGTTGGTCGGACCAGCGTGGATCTTCTGCCATACCTCATGGTCCTTCTTGAAGTGAATCACAAAACCTAAAGAAAGTCAAAATAAATGGATAAGATAAGATTCCagattaattaataattttctcTTTAACATATTTGTTAAACCTTCCATTCCATAACCTCCATAAATTAAGATGCAAAACAAAGCTTTCAGGACAAAAAAGTACTCCTTTCAAAACATTACAAAAAGGTATCAAGGTGTACAGAATATGCTGGGCGAGAGGGAGAGAGAGCCATTGGTATAGTCAGTTATTTACAGGAGTTGCCTACCTTGAATTGGACTTCCACCATTACTGCCAGATCTCCAGTTCATTTGAATAGTGGAGGTTGTCGTGGCAACAACATACAAACTTGGGGGTTTTGGGGGAGCTATGTAAAGATACAGTCAGATATATTCACAATGATTTCTTTGTTAATGTCAGCATATTATTTAATTAGTATACACAACATCATACATCAGTGATTCTGATACTTTCCTTTCAAAACTGAAGGTCAACATTGAAAAAGGATTTTTAactatattattttgtaaacaaggaATTTGGGAAGTAAAGCATCATCTACCGGTACATTCAGTTACATTATCTCATTTTTActttctaaacattaaaaaaaaaaccacaactaAACAACATAAAAAGGTTCACCGCTacaatttcattaaatacagataaattacatgtaattagattatataaatatgaaaacaatgatTATCTGATGCAGCAATAGAAATATCAGCAATGTTATTATGAGCAGCATCCAGATGATCATGCATTCATGCAATGATTTGCCATTTCATTCCATTTTTATATTCCTTAATTCATCAAGCACACATACCATGAATTaatgtattattaatatttcatgccactttaaaaacaaattttgtttatgatacttggtttaatttctaaatactCAACAATTGATAcggtaattcttttttttttcttcaaaccaCAACATTTACTGAATGACAAactataaaaaaatgtttatatttttcaaaccaagACAAGAATAAAATAATGATGTTAGAAGTCAGAGAATGGTTCAGGTGGTTTAGGGTAAGAGGCTGTTGAGGAgtttttaataaagataaataaaGGAAATGTTCAGGCAATATGATTCACAAACTAACaacaatatagaataaaaaagaCTGATTATGCCAGTTACTCACTTGCCAACTTATCACTGACTGAGTAAGTCAAAAGAAACATTAGAATAACCAGTAAAGTTACTTTCTCCATAAAATTGCAATATCATCAGttgtaatgtttgtttttttttccttttttttttgttgccccCGTTTAATTACCTTGAACGCTGATTGCGTAATTAATTTCGTCAGAGCCGTAGACATTTTCTGACCGACAGGAATAGTTAGCTGCATCACTACCGAGGACGCCATTTATATGCAGAGAACCATTCTTCAGAATCTGTAATCGCTCATTCACAATTAAAGGTCTTCCCCTAAAATGGAAATGAAAATTCAACTTGCTCTTGTCTTACTAAGGgaaataattcttaaatttatctttttttggaAACAGATAACTACAAGCATGCCAGTTGCATACATAACATCACTAGCCAGAAAAATATCTGGTATAGAACAATTCTAGAAATATTCAAGACTTAAAAAGAgatcaatgaaataaacaaaacttttacCGTATTTTCCACTTAATAATGGGAGCAGGATCCCCTACTGCTAAACACTGCAAAGTCAAAGTATGTTGCCATGGTATCAACATAACAGCTGAAAAACTGGCAATGCGAGCAGCCACTGTAAGTAGGTAAATGACAAGTTATTTTATGTAACAACAGCAAAAGATACTGTCAATACcggtaaatgattttttttttcttcatatttttacttctatttaataaataaaaattgtttgctGTCAAATGCTTCACCTTTTTCCTGGGGAGCAGTGGTGACACTGTGGGTTCTCTCCCCTTCCCCTATGATGGTGTTGGCAGACACCTCAAATCGGACCTCCTCATTCAGTGACAGGTTGTTCATGTAGTATGAGGTCTTCACGGGAGGTAACTCTAGTTTACTCATCAACTAAACAAAAAGCATAAacgttttgattaaaaattctgCTGAGAGTTATTACAAAATAGGTAGAACTGTTCACGACACAACACTGATATTTACATACATACCTCAGTAGAAGTGCTGTTGTAGACATAGACATTGTATTTTGTGAGAATTCCATTGCTGTGGAGAGGTGGTTTCCATGACGCCATTACAGAAGTGTTACTGACAGGGAGAGCTTTAATGTCTGCTGGTCGCTCGGGAGctgtacaaaaacaaaataccaaCAATACCACAAATGCACCATTTACGAGTTTACGAAACCAAAAATACACATAATACAATCAAAATGTTCCATTCTTACAATGATGTGGGAGTTGTCCCCCTGTTGCTACATACCGTCTTGTTGTGTCAACACAAACAGCGGCTCACagcggaccccctctcccttCCTGGTGAAGGCCAGCACCTGGAGACTGTAGTTTGTGTACTTGGACAGACCAGTAATGGTGGCCTCTAGTTCTGATGACACTACAGCATTGGAGTCACTTTCATCTACAAAACATCCaatattttacactttttctTATATCAAGTCAATCCTATTGCTCTGTTTCACGATATCATAATCATTTATAATGctgacagatttttttttacaaatctttttttcaattaccaAGAATGAATCTTTAAAAACCAACATTCATAAAATTGGTGTAATGTTATTATTAAGTAAATATTCAAGATTTTTCAGTAAAACAAGTATAGATGGTATTAAATCTTACCTTCATCAAAGCGCACAGGTTTGTAATAGATCTTGTATCCCTGCAGTATTCCGTGGAGTGTGAAGAGGGGTGGTGGGGACCAGACGACCTTGATACTGCGGGAGTTGATGGCGGTCGCCTGCACTCCTTGTGGTGGCTGACTGGGAACTGCAACACCAGACAATAACTCAACAAACTGATCACATGGTATATTTTAACTAAATGACTAATAACTAAATCCAAATCATTTGAATCATGTACAGATTCAGCTAAAGAACAAATCTTATGCATATTATCTATTAATTTTAGAATATCATTCCTTAACAGGTATAAAAAGCTGCAATAATGTTGccaattccttttttttattgagaGAGGGATGCATTTTGGCAGCTTAGGtatacattaatatacatgtattacacaaaAGATACATTACAATTGAGATTTTTCATTATCTATTGAATCAAAATGCAACCTTTGACAATGCCCAGTCTCAAATGAAAATCGAAAAGAAGATATGCATAACTGTCACAAAAATGGAAAAAGAAGTGACTGAGAGTGACTAACCGTCTTCCAAGGTGAAGACCTGAGCATCAGGGGACGGAGGACCCCTCCCTAACTGGTTATAGGCCTGGACATGAACTGTGTACTCCGTGAATTTCTCTAGGTTGTGAATGTCCACCTCTGGCAGAAACTCTCCGTCAATGGATTTAGTGATGTAGATGAATCGGGACTGACTGTCCTTCTCCTTGTATCCTATGTAGTATCCTAAAATCTCTCCATTTTGATGATCTGGTAAAGGAGGCTAGAAGTACACAAATTCTGTATCAACAATGTACCAAAACAGGTCTGTTTCACATTCTGCATTTTAACAGTCTCCAATTCTTTAAAAGATCTCTCCCATTTCTTAAGTTTTAAATATTCCCTACCATCCATGATATCCGGAGAGACTCGGACCCAATAGCCTTGACATTGACCTCTGTGGGTGGCCCTGATGGTTTTTCTTCATCCAATTTGATGATGAGACTTCCACTGGCTTTACCATATCCAATAGAGTTATTTGCTAGCACCCGGACTTCGTACACATAGGCAGGATGTAGGTCAGATATGGATGCGATCAGCTGATCAGAACTTACAGTCACATTTGGTATAACACCTTGCCACACCGCTGAACAGAGAAGAAATGCAAACTAAAACCATCAATTAGAAAGTGACAGCATCACTAGCATAAATATAGTcacagtttttatttcaaaatcttgCAAGGTACTTTAACACATCTTATGACAGTTCTTTATCATAAAATCTCTCATCATTTACAAATACCAtccaataaatacattttagatGATATCAGTATCATTGCTGTATTGCTGACCTTTTTGCTCTTTGTACTGAACAGAGTAGAACAATATTGGACTATTTCCGTCATAAGGAGGCTGCCATTTCACTTTGATGGTGCGACTCGTCTTCTTGACCAAGGTTAAGTTCTGGGGTGACTCTGGTTGTTCTAAAATTATAGACAGACACtcttaaagaaataattaagcCTGGAAAGAAATTAGTGTTAACATGTACTATAAATTATAACTATGACATTCACTTCATTCATAAAAATCGTATTATTTACCCAGCACAACTAATCTCATGGCTAAGACTGCATTTCCAAACTTGTTTTTTGCTGTACAGACATAGAAGCCAGTGTCTCCTCTCTCTGCAGGACGGAGGGTCAATGCTGATAACTTCCCTCGTGATGTCTGGGTTGTAGTGATCAGCCTTCTACTAAAAGAAATGCACAACAAAAAAAACGTTTATTAGATTTACTGATGAACAACAAAACGTATATTAGATTTCTTGATGAACAACAAAACGTACATTAGATTTATTGACCCTACTAATCTCTCAAACACCAAACCTAATACAGTATCAGTGATGTATACGGGTCACCAGAATCATTTGCTGACCCTATATTCATACAACTTAAAACACTCGAACCTTACAACAAAGCTACTGTGACACACCAGGTCAATGGAAGCAGTTTCTGACCCAAACTCTtgcatataataaataatactaCTATTACATACCTGGTCATGCCAGCAGTGCTAAGGGTCTGGGCGTTGAAGCTCCAGGTGACAGACAGGGGCTGGTCCCCGATGGCCTGGCAGTCCATTGTCTTGTTCTGACCTTTTATCACTGTGTAGTTTTTCTCCACTTCGTCAAACCGTGCAGGAACTAGATATAAAATAGATTACATGATATGAAATTGGTTACAAGTAAATGATTTTAGCTATATTgctgtattatttttcttttgtcaaaattatgataaaatgttaGTTCttatatgtaaaagaaaaaaaattataaaaagacGCACTGTGAACGCGGAGAAAAATGACTTTGCTAATTCCTGGTCCAACATTGTTCATTGAGTGACAGAGATAATATCCATGGTCCTCCTCTTTGGCATTTCTGATGACCAAGGTTCCATTACTAAACAGCTGCTTGGAGGCAGTTGTGGCATTGTCATTGGCAACATAGCGAATTGTTTGGTAGTGCCCTGGGTTTTTACCTGGAAAATATAATCATAATGCAACTAAAATCAGAACTTAATGAAAGGATTCTTAGGCCTCCTATGTTAACCAGTatgcaaaattaaaacttttttttaatatttggcaTTTGACTGTGAAAGAATAACAGGAATATGCAAAGGACAAAACTAAAATCATGATTGTTATGTGCTGACTATTTTTGCTAATATGCCAGCACACATTTCATGCTATATCACTCTGTTCTATCATACCTATTGCTTTCTTCCACTGGATGGTCGGTTTGGGAGAACCTGTGGTGAGACAATCTAGTGAGACTGAGTTTTTCAGGATTACAAATGAGTCTCCAGGCTCCATGACCCATCTTGGAGGgactgaaataataaaaatatatatttaatatcacaTGTTTGCCTCAATATTAGGTGTATATTAcccatgtaacaattttttatatgctgaacatattttacaatgtaatgaCCAAACAATGggtttttatgcatatattagGATATTTTGCATCTATCAAGAAAGATTTAATTACCTTATAAAGAATGAGTATAAAGATGTGATAAAGAAAACATCTTGTGATATTTGATGGTaaatgtatatgattttaaCCTATGTTAAGTGTGTTTTACATCCCCTTGCAAAGGTTTGGGGATAGCAAACTCGCAACAGGTtagataaaaattatatacatgtacaatataccaTCACAAttcaaatcatgagagattttTATCATCTTATATAAatccaatacatgtacttccaaACTGCCTTGAAGAATTCATGTCATTAtaggtaaataaaataaatgtcaacTACCATCAACACGCAATGTTGCTGTGTAGTTGGTGGTAGCGGCGGCATTGCTGGCCTGACAAGTGTAGTTCCCGTTGTGTTTGGGGTTGGCGTCTCCTATGGACAGCATGGTGATGAAGTCATTCAGTTTCTGTGTAGGtgaaattattcaaataataaataaaactccCACATACAGAATACACATTTATCTAGAATAAATAACACACAGGAATATCATTTCCTCACAACAAGCCATATAtcatcaagttttttttaattttaatgacaGGACTGTTCTTTTCCAGTTTTACTTCACATTAGTTGCTAATTTAAAATCTACAAATTCTGGAATtcagtacatgtagttacattCAGTTATGCTAAAAGAATTGATCAAAGGACCAAAGATAAAGTGCTATTACTGGTCAGCTTTACTAGAATTTTATGACCAGATTGCCCTTTTTCTGTTTTCGTCATTCTCAATGCATGTATACCTGTACTTGAATGCCTAAATCTGGGGGAATAACTTCTCCATCTTTGGTCCACACAATGTGTAATGGCTGGTCACCTGTTTTGACTGCACATGTCACAACAATTCTGTCCCCAAGTTTCTTGTTCTCAAAGGAAAAAGCATCAATTACTGGGGGCTCTAGGAAGAgaaacatgttaaaatttaGTACAGTATATGAGAAAATAAAACGCTTCATACAGACGCAGTTGTGTATTGTGGAGGCCTGAAGGGCCctgtttcattttttgtacaacAACAAATCCATTTTGATGTCTAGGACAGATATAACACAGTCCACTGTGTTACAGAAGCAGAAGCTGTTGAACAGGCATCAATCAAAAATCAAATGCCGTCATAAAAAGGATATGTATCTGGAGGTGGTAGATGACTAATTCATGTACTAGTATTCTTCCAAAGCCATAGGAAAGCTAAAGAGACATGTACATATTCAGTACAATTctacaatctctctctctctctctctttctctctctctctaacactAACACACAAACACTCTCTGAGGTCTTAAAAAGATGGCCTAATCATGCTAATTGTGAGTCATGTTCAGATTGGAAGAAATCACATGACATTTCATATCAGCACATTTTTATTACAGTTCACCTTCAGCATCACTGCTCAGCACAAAAACAGCTTCAATTGcaatcaatcaataaaaaaCACCACAGCGCTAAATACATGCACCTAATAACTGGCAgtttatttttagttttcttaaaaGGAAGGTCAGTACTTGAATGCTAGAGAGAAATCTCTACATAACATAGAACTGTCCGACATGTCAGCCTACAGTTAAATTAACATGCATCTTCCTAAAATGTTTTATCTTCTGACTTGTAGCTCATAAAATGCCCCTTATTAATTTATCCAAATATCATAATTGTTTTATCTTGAGAAATATATTATGGCATTATATTATTGTACATGAAACAATCTGGAAGTATAGATTTCTTCACCATGCAGTTGAAGTCTTTTTTAATGATATCATGTAAAAGGCTGCCAAACTCCGATATTTTTTCTTCCAAGTGATTTATTTGCATGGTTTTAGTTGACCCAGTTCCTATCTACAGAAATAATGTGTCAATAACTGTCGACTCACTTCGCCTGAAATCAATAAAAGCCACCAACAGGAATTGTATATACAGAGGGGACATGTATTTTCCACCAACTCAAGTGCATGGACCATGTTTATCAGAGGCAATCAAAAGTGCATACACTGTACCCAAGCATATTTCTACCTGATATATTCAATGATTTTTGCATCGATGACAAAtccttctaaaaatagttattaTGCAATACACTTGAAATGAAGCCAATGCTGTACTgtgttttacaaaattgatttcaTTCCTTAGTTTTGctcattaaatgataaaaaaggaaACTAAagcatataaaacaaaaaagcatgaataatagtgaaaaaaaaacaataaatgaagATTCAAATATGGTGTAGTTTGAAATTATGAATACCAACCCACAACATTGACGTAGACATGGCGGTACGACCCTTGTCCATTAGAATTCTTGGCAGTGCAGGTGTACTCCCCAACATCATGATCCTTCTGTACCCCCTCGATAAACAGGGTGTCATTGACAACTTTTTGGAGGTGGTTCTTGGGAAGAACATTATgccctaaaaaataaaatatgctcATGTGAATAACtgaaaatgcataaaattaCAAGCAATCTTGTCCATGTGGGTCAATGCatgatatttaaacaataaaatgttttcttcatGTACACAAgtatgttagctaaaagaaacagccaaatcaaCTCCTGTGAGACTCCAAGTctaacatcatcatgattatttcgtgcagtccgtgattttacttaggtcgctgtaggcttcgaccaatcgataaacagggcctgtcaattttttttgtcagtttcagccaCTGTAGATTTCGACCCATCGATAAACTGGCTGGGTCTGCAGATTTCAGTATGACTGTTAATTTCTATACAGCTATGAATTAAACAATTAGTAAGAAATTGAGGAAATTATATTTGGaagatgtaaacattaaaaaatgaataagggCAGATACGTACATATATACAAGTATGTCCCTGATAGTGATAGGGCTGTCTTTACTACTGTCGATCTTAATGTTACGTAAACAACAATGTTAAGAGGATCAACAGCTGATCTGTGAGTTAATGCCAAATGCAAAAATGCGTTAAATAGATTTAGTTCtggtaaaatgttttttaagcTTCCTATTCACAAATCATActgtaaatcaataacaaaaaatcttgaaataatTGTTTACTTCCCACCTACCATTCCTACAACTTATAAAACTGCACATGCTACCTTAACACTGCTACAGAGTACAAaggtattctcttttgagaagttgACAGGTATAGTATCAACATGGATGTTGGATATGCCTGTCCACTCCTCAAAAGAGAATAAGTACAAAGGATGTTTTTTACGTCGGTTACTCGATGTAAGAATCTTAATCATCCCCACTCAACaatcatatatataaaatttctataaattagcatacaaaacaaagaaacaaataaaaacttcaCCATTCTACCTTAACCTACAGCTGTAACGTTACAAGGAACAATGTTTGTAACAAGGTTATAATTTCCCGCCATTTTTTTCACAGGAAGTCTGCATTGCAACAAAAGTTGACACCTACACTGGATAACTTTccgggtaaaaaaaaaagtcagttcaaagaataaatctaataaatataTCTTAACTCACCTTTTGACCACGTGACTTGAGACACAGGATATCCAGCGACATAACATCGTATAGAAAAGTTCTTTCCAGCAGTAGTGGTCACGTTTTCCATAGGTCTAACAAACGGAACACCTACGATAATCAAAGTACAAAAAGTACTCATGGGATTGATCTATAGGATGGTTGGGGGTACAATAAATGGTTCaaatagaatttttatttctaaaatgtactgtacaaataatttaatgttacaCATGTTTGTTTTACAATGTCATGCatccataccccccccccccattgcggagagtgtaacgttatatatctACATTTTTTCCCTACATGTCAACATGTCAAATATCttccattttataaaaaaaaaaattctctaacttaattattattcaattttttcttctaaattaaTGATAGCCTAGGCCTAACTGAACCATTTAGTCACTTTCACCAAAACTAAAATACACCCAAACTTCTTTTCTTTAGAAAAGAAGAGTTATTCCTAATTTAcagcaatattttatttatcttgAGCAATTTTTTGTGAACAAAgtaataatatatttatgttcgcttttttttttaaatatacaagttttatattttatacgaAACTCTTTTTAACATGAAAACcatgcaaatgataaaaacttcAGATCATACCACAGCCATGTTCCTTTCATTAAGCGTTATATATACACGTACACTGAATTAACTAATGAATTGGCACACTTACAAGTTCTTTATAACTGTcctcaacaaaaaaaattacgacCTTTGTGCGATGGGATTTAACATTTTTagtttaatctttaaaaaaaatacaagcattgctgattttagattttttcaaatgatccttacatatttaaaaaaaataatagattacaATATCAAGTTCAGCTAAACCGTGTCATTGTTTTACTAAGATTATATTTACATACCATAAACAAACATTTGGCCCACGTGATGTATTTCCCCGACCTCGTTAGACGAGATGCATTGGTACTCGCCGCCATAATGGAGATGAACGTTAGAAATATTAACGTAACTAACAACGTCACCGGCAGGATTCAGGAAGCTCCCGATTTTGATGTCTGAATTTTCGGTGAGAATTTCACCGTCGAGTTTCCATCGGATATCCGGAGTCGGATTTCCGGTTGCAATACAACGGATTGATGTCTTTTGGCCAGTCTGGGCATACTGATTAATAAACGTGTCCACAAAAGTGGGATGGGCGGCTACAAAAGTGATCGCCATTGTCAATGAATAATCCCCAAACGTATACCGGTGTATATGGAGATACATCTTATCTATTCTTTTTCATATCTACTAGTATATAATGTTTACCTATAAATATcctttcattaattattttatgtatgtaactggtttcaaaaacatGAACTTGTCAAAAACTGAAGAATCACTTttaatgataattacttttaataataataataactgaaCAAAATAATTGTCCTTTGAAAATTAATGTGTCTATTTTTTTCAGTAAGCAAAAACTATAGAATCAGAGTCACAAAGTTCTTAGTAGTGAACATTATAAtcattatattacatgtagcaaCCTAAACTTTTATGAAATCAAACAAAGCAccctgagagcaacccaacgtCATCTGGCAGACATCAGTCAACTATGAATATACTTCGTTTGCATGATTATGAAtactgtacatatatgtatagaaaattacaataataaaCAGATAGTACATGTACCTCCTAGAAGCAGCTGGGCTGTTCCTTGACTGCTGGTCTCTTCATTCTTGACAACACATTGGTACATTCCTTGATCTTTCTTGTTCACGGCATGAATAGTCAGCACCGATTGGTCCGTTATTCTAACTTTTTGATTAGGTGAAATTTTGAATCCATCTTTCATCCAGAAAACTGATTTGATTGGATGACCTAAAACCGTACAGTTGAAAATCGCCGATTGGTTTGAGTCGACTTTTTGTTGCTGTGGGTCAATAGTTGCGGAAAGGGGATCTGCAA from Crassostrea angulata isolate pt1a10 chromosome 7, ASM2561291v2, whole genome shotgun sequence includes:
- the LOC128192918 gene encoding cell adhesion molecule DSCAM-like isoform X2; translated protein: MLRLLRPVLVLAFLFGSLKAKTTESPFDIIGGPIFLTEPPSSLDFANTKGASVQCTAHGQPAPTLDWVKDDDTPVEDVSQILKVLPNNTLHFYPFKRSDFQSKVHAASYRCIASNSGGRISSRSMRVKAVRVEDYVTYDLQLSDVWSVRGSTAVFKCIMNPYYVKDYIHVVGWSKGTKPIQAGDRISVLSDGELHIRDIRDEDKYSMYTCVARNILTGDEKPSKAAYLHVHDPPASWTPPKIDDIMTQLTVNEGEKVELPCVASSNPLPKYRWSFSNKELVIDSVSRIQRAGNLVIVDAKVTDSGVYMCNASNSHGSATGTTQLTVQYPLSATIDPQQQKVDSNQSAIFNCTVLGHPIKSVFWMKDGFKISPNQKVRITDQSVLTIHAVNKKDQGMYQCVVKNEETSSQGTAQLLLGAAHPTFVDTFINQYAQTGQKTSIRCIATGNPTPDIRWKLDGEILTENSDIKIGSFLNPAGDVVSYVNISNVHLHYGGEYQCISSNEVGEIHHVGQMFVYGVPFVRPMENVTTTAGKNFSIRCYVAGYPVSQVTWSKGHNVLPKNHLQKVVNDTLFIEGVQKDHDVGEYTCTAKNSNGQGSYRHVYVNVVEPPVIDAFSFENKKLGDRIVVTCAVKTGDQPLHIVWTKDGEVIPPDLGIQVQKLNDFITMLSIGDANPKHNGNYTCQASNAAATTNYTATLRVDVPPRWVMEPGDSFVILKNSVSLDCLTTGSPKPTIQWKKAIGKNPGHYQTIRYVANDNATTASKQLFSNGTLVIRNAKEEDHGYYLCHSMNNVGPGISKVIFLRVHIPARFDEVEKNYTVIKGQNKTMDCQAIGDQPLSVTWSFNAQTLSTAGMTRRLITTTQTSRGKLSALTLRPAERGDTGFYVCTAKNKFGNAVLAMRLVVLEQPESPQNLTLVKKTSRTIKVKWQPPYDGNSPILFYSVQYKEQKAVWQGVIPNVTVSSDQLIASISDLHPAYVYEVRVLANNSIGYGKASGSLIIKLDEEKPSGPPTEVNVKAIGSESLRISWMPPLPDHQNGEILGYYIGYKEKDSQSRFIYITKSIDGEFLPEVDIHNLEKFTEYTVHVQAYNQLGRGPPSPDAQVFTLEDVPSQPPQGVQATAINSRSIKVVWSPPPLFTLHGILQGYKIYYKPVRFDEDESDSNAVVSSELEATITGLSKYTNYSLQVLAFTRKGEGVRCEPLFVLTQQDAPERPADIKALPVSNTSVMASWKPPLHSNGILTKYNVYVYNSTSTELMSKLELPPVKTSYYMNNLSLNEEVRFEVSANTIIGEGERTHSVTTAPQEKVAARIASFSAVMLIPWQHTLTLQCLAVGDPAPIIKWKIRGRPLIVNERLQILKNGSLHINGVLGSDAANYSCRSENVYGSDEINYAISVQVSDKLATPPKPPSLYVVATTTSTIQMNWRSGSNGGSPIQGFVIHFKKDHEVWQKIHAGPTNRTQTVTGLLCGTTYKFYINALNRLGYSPDSDIMSVKTNGSTPIMPPQSMLLKVINVTSVDLDLNTWITSGCPIRFFSVQYKVWGDTAWTEVSNNIQSNKTIHTVEDLHPATWYVMKVIAHSDAGSTESELKFATLTYHGHTITPLFITKKEESNFYEKTYIMIPLCFGIVAFLILIIAVLLYMRRRRELIQMKESASNLRRDITAETSLMNDLDKRFNFDFDGGNTEPYGKRNVNLLISFNSDENLTNNSPTWLNNGSSKTNSDNGSISRSEDDGNINPYATFNQMKQVIMEKEQQSERDKSPDLDDISLQKLEAQKAMISPSEPYVPFFHAKGDNGDVAKDPHPPLIPLKTTEGYDNQGLILSPRKYASADQIHALFTQVPARPHSSYSKSKKCPSSSDEKGSQRQSIISSVTTVSSSRDELLEALENAKHNPPPPVVYESQPESSSQPTDSSVGTEPGIVKFTQSPPKPNEQREASCEVHYTSDMKPTIKRSRKEAESDTTECETNERPTQPRRIKGRRNKQRNQLTKRQVMPSYVPRTHSRTSTTSSEEVTYTFQGRQSPHSPPRGYSSYLPDSQLPESDKTPMRRGRRTPHAKVKYDLSLQTPGTDESRPLVMAVAQPSMSSPNEEDEDSATVSLLNRHYRPVEQEEGEMTGQQKSRDKGYREDFTLV